A stretch of Dietzia lutea DNA encodes these proteins:
- a CDS encoding uracil-xanthine permease family protein — protein sequence MGLWSVHGDGRNIRPGEVVAPTERLSWPRTIGIGAQHVVSMFGATFVFPIIMGLNPQLAILFSGVCTLLFLAVVKGRVPSYLGTSVAFVGAVAAIRAQGGTSAEVTGAMLVAGATLLVVGVLVHLVGGRVVTAVLPPVVTGAVVMLLGFNLAPVVAETYWPQDQWVALAVMVVLVLMTVGLKGFAGRIAIFLALIFGYLLSWVLDLVTGPITSLDAGSGEVTEHLRVDWSGVWDAPWIGLPPMTDEAAGVVGIHAPSFSLAFVLLVVPGVIALIAENAGHVKAIGEITRTETDGLMGRALAADGAGTVLATSFGGSATTTYAENIGVMAATKVYSTAAYVVAALTAIVLGCSPKLGAVISATPGGVLGGITVVLYGMIGLLGAKIWKENRVDFGNPLNLVPVAAGVVIAIGDTTLQITDAFQLGGIALGTLVVVLGYHLGRAIAPHLRAQAERDEVHELTLLGPNPDVTVPERRPDDE from the coding sequence GTGGGTCTCTGGTCGGTACACGGCGACGGCAGGAACATCCGACCCGGTGAGGTGGTCGCCCCTACGGAGCGGCTGAGCTGGCCGCGCACCATCGGCATCGGCGCGCAGCACGTGGTGTCGATGTTCGGCGCGACGTTCGTCTTCCCGATCATCATGGGCCTCAACCCGCAGCTGGCGATCCTCTTCTCCGGCGTGTGCACCCTGCTGTTCCTCGCCGTGGTCAAGGGCCGCGTGCCCAGCTACCTCGGCACCTCCGTGGCCTTCGTCGGCGCGGTCGCGGCGATCCGCGCGCAGGGCGGCACGAGCGCCGAGGTCACCGGCGCGATGCTCGTGGCCGGCGCGACGCTGCTGGTCGTGGGCGTGCTCGTGCATCTCGTCGGCGGGCGCGTGGTCACGGCGGTGCTGCCGCCCGTGGTCACCGGCGCGGTCGTGATGCTGCTCGGCTTCAACCTCGCGCCGGTCGTCGCCGAGACGTACTGGCCCCAGGACCAGTGGGTGGCGCTGGCGGTGATGGTGGTGCTGGTCCTCATGACCGTCGGGCTCAAGGGCTTCGCGGGGCGGATCGCGATCTTTCTCGCCCTCATCTTCGGCTACCTCCTGTCCTGGGTGCTCGACCTGGTCACCGGCCCCATCACCTCCCTCGACGCCGGTTCCGGTGAGGTGACCGAGCACCTGCGCGTCGACTGGTCGGGCGTGTGGGACGCGCCGTGGATCGGGCTGCCGCCGATGACCGACGAGGCCGCCGGCGTGGTGGGCATCCACGCGCCGAGCTTCTCGCTGGCGTTCGTGCTGCTGGTGGTGCCGGGCGTGATCGCGCTCATCGCCGAGAACGCCGGGCACGTCAAGGCGATCGGGGAGATCACGCGGACCGAGACCGACGGCCTGATGGGCCGCGCCCTGGCCGCGGACGGTGCGGGGACCGTGCTGGCCACGTCGTTCGGCGGGTCGGCGACGACGACGTACGCCGAGAACATCGGTGTGATGGCCGCGACCAAGGTGTACTCGACGGCCGCGTACGTGGTGGCCGCGCTGACCGCGATCGTGCTGGGGTGTTCCCCCAAGCTGGGTGCGGTGATCTCCGCGACCCCGGGCGGTGTGCTGGGCGGCATCACGGTCGTGCTCTACGGGATGATCGGCCTGCTCGGCGCCAAGATCTGGAAGGAGAACCGGGTCGACTTCGGCAATCCGTTGAACCTGGTGCCGGTCGCGGCGGGTGTGGTGATCGCGATCGGCGACACGACCCTGCAGATCACCGACGCCTTCCAGCTCGGCGGCATCGCCCTGGGCACGCTCGTGGTGGTGCTGGGCTATCACCTCGGCCGGGCGATCGCGCCGCACCTGCGCGCGCAGGCCGAGCGCGACGAGGTCCACGAACTCACGTTGCTCGGGCCCAATCCGGACGTCACGGTGCCGGAGCGGCGGCCGGACGACGAGTGA
- the moaA gene encoding GTP 3',8-cyclase MoaA, producing the protein MDAVTVQDTRRTPGAGPHTRPATPLLVDSFGRVARDLRVSLTEKCSLRCTYCMPEEGLPPIPDAARMTADEVIRLVALAHRELGVHEVRFTGGEPLMRSDLERIIAGTREACPDLPIAMTSNGVGLEHRIGRLVEAGLNRINISLDTVNRAEFAELTRRDRLPSVLRGVRAAVEAGLAPVKVNAVPLRATLHGAPDLLEWALAEGVQLRFIEEMPLDAEATWSRAEMVTAADVLDSLRTRFELVPAGREDPSAPAELWRVAGHTVGGAPATVGVIATVTRNFCAACDRTRLTAEGTVRSCLFSDDETDVLGVLRSGAPDSEVAEVWRGAMWGKQAGHGIGGTAFHRPRRSMGAIGG; encoded by the coding sequence GTGGACGCCGTGACCGTCCAGGACACCCGCCGCACACCGGGCGCAGGCCCGCACACACGCCCCGCGACGCCGCTGCTCGTCGACTCCTTCGGCCGCGTCGCCCGGGACCTGCGGGTCTCGTTGACCGAGAAATGCTCGCTGCGCTGCACGTACTGCATGCCCGAGGAGGGGCTGCCGCCGATCCCCGACGCCGCGCGGATGACGGCCGACGAAGTGATCCGGTTGGTGGCGCTGGCGCACCGCGAGCTGGGGGTGCACGAGGTCCGCTTCACCGGCGGCGAGCCGCTCATGCGGTCCGACCTCGAGCGCATCATCGCCGGCACCCGTGAGGCCTGCCCGGACCTGCCCATCGCCATGACCTCCAACGGGGTCGGCCTCGAGCACCGCATCGGGCGGCTCGTCGAGGCCGGGCTGAACCGCATCAACATCTCGCTGGACACGGTCAACCGCGCCGAGTTCGCCGAGCTGACCCGCCGCGACCGGCTGCCCTCGGTCCTGCGCGGCGTGCGGGCCGCCGTCGAGGCCGGGTTGGCTCCGGTCAAGGTCAACGCGGTGCCCCTGCGCGCGACCCTGCACGGCGCGCCCGACCTTCTGGAATGGGCGCTCGCCGAGGGCGTGCAGCTGCGGTTCATCGAGGAGATGCCCCTCGACGCCGAGGCCACCTGGTCGCGCGCGGAGATGGTCACCGCCGCCGACGTGCTGGACTCGCTGCGGACCCGGTTCGAGCTGGTCCCCGCGGGCCGGGAGGATCCGTCCGCGCCGGCCGAGCTGTGGCGCGTCGCCGGCCACACGGTCGGTGGCGCGCCCGCGACGGTCGGGGTGATCGCGACCGTGACCCGCAACTTCTGCGCGGCCTGCGACCGCACCCGCCTCACCGCCGAGGGCACGGTGCGGTCGTGCCTGTTCAGCGACGACGAGACCGACGTGCTCGGCGTGCTGCGCTCGGGCGCCCCGGACTCCGAGGTCGCCGAGGTCTGGCGGGGCGCGATGTGGGGCAAGCAGGCCGGTCACGGGATCGGCGGTACGGCCTTCCACAGGCCGCGGCGCTCGATGGGAGCCATTGGTGGTTGA
- a CDS encoding MoaD/ThiS family protein translates to MSSTPDVGRAPRVITVGYYAAAEDAAGTARERLHTHATTVGELAREVCERHGEPLASIVTVSSFLVGDETTRDPKTSIDGVSAVDVLPPFAGG, encoded by the coding sequence GTGAGCAGCACACCGGATGTGGGACGAGCGCCGCGGGTGATCACCGTGGGCTACTACGCCGCGGCGGAGGACGCCGCCGGTACCGCCCGCGAACGACTGCACACCCACGCCACCACCGTCGGGGAGCTGGCGCGCGAGGTGTGCGAGCGGCACGGTGAGCCGCTGGCCAGCATCGTCACGGTGTCCTCCTTCCTGGTGGGCGACGAGACAACCCGGGATCCGAAGACCTCGATCGACGGCGTCTCCGCCGTCGATGTACTGCCCCCGTTCGCCGGCGGCTGA
- a CDS encoding molybdate ABC transporter substrate-binding protein: MLTIALACTVVGACAAEEPEGATMTIGIAAAPSLSAAFTEMIDLFEEEHPGVTVSLELGRSDVLAAGLPGRDDINIFASASENAMQEVVNAGVAVDPRVFARNHVVVAVPSGNPRRITGLRDLERPDLRVGLCAMDVPCGEAAETLLSAAGVEPPGVERDSGSRALAARLADNDIDVGIVYRTDVAASHGWVAQAEVDQRDRELAQAAGTTRYSVARVVRGEEGSDAERERAATDDFLELVISDRGRRALEDSGLAPLPQ, from the coding sequence GTGCTGACGATCGCCCTGGCGTGCACGGTGGTCGGCGCGTGCGCGGCGGAGGAGCCGGAGGGCGCGACCATGACCATCGGGATCGCGGCCGCCCCGTCGTTGTCCGCGGCGTTCACGGAGATGATCGACCTCTTCGAGGAGGAACATCCCGGGGTCACCGTCAGCCTCGAACTGGGCCGGTCGGACGTCCTCGCCGCCGGGTTGCCCGGGCGGGACGACATCAACATCTTCGCCTCCGCGAGCGAGAACGCCATGCAGGAGGTCGTGAACGCCGGCGTGGCGGTCGATCCCCGCGTCTTCGCCCGCAACCACGTCGTGGTGGCCGTGCCGTCCGGGAACCCGCGCCGGATCACGGGGCTGCGCGACCTCGAGCGCCCGGACTTGCGGGTCGGGCTGTGCGCGATGGACGTGCCGTGCGGGGAGGCCGCGGAGACGCTGCTATCCGCCGCGGGCGTCGAGCCGCCGGGGGTCGAACGGGATTCGGGCTCGCGCGCCCTCGCCGCGCGTCTGGCCGACAACGACATCGACGTGGGCATCGTCTACCGGACCGACGTCGCCGCCTCGCACGGCTGGGTCGCTCAGGCTGAGGTCGACCAGCGGGACCGCGAGCTCGCCCAGGCGGCGGGGACGACGCGGTACTCCGTGGCCAGGGTCGTGCGCGGCGAGGAGGGGTCCGACGCCGAGAGGGAACGCGCGGCGACGGACGACTTCCTGGAGCTGGTCATCTCTGACCGCGGCCGGCGCGCCCTCGAGGACTCCGGACTGGCCCCGCTGCCGCAGTGA
- a CDS encoding VOC family protein, giving the protein MPVYVQNPGPRSLVERPADDLLAPDTRMGAVELLVRDLDAMIGFYSEGVTLEVLEHSGETAVLGRAGSALVRMRRMPDRPPRKSGEAGLFHTAALFDDEPSLAAAVASVARYAPRSFTGSSDHLYSQAFYFDDPEGDGVELYADRPRETWATEPHGLLEVATNPLDPNAFLRTYLPEASATPPGATLGHVHLQVGDIGVARDFYVDALGFEVMSDAGSALFIAAGGYHHHIAVNTWGTAGAGPRAAALGLGQVNIDLPTADDVDALEQRLTDHGLRARHDGAVLRVDDPWGTLIQVGAEDTASGS; this is encoded by the coding sequence GTGCCCGTCTACGTCCAGAACCCCGGCCCCCGCAGCCTCGTCGAGCGGCCCGCCGACGACCTCCTCGCGCCGGACACCCGCATGGGTGCCGTGGAGCTGCTGGTCCGCGACCTGGACGCGATGATCGGCTTCTACTCCGAGGGCGTGACCCTGGAGGTGCTCGAGCATTCGGGCGAGACCGCGGTGCTCGGCCGCGCGGGTTCCGCGCTCGTGCGGATGCGCCGGATGCCCGACCGGCCGCCGCGGAAGTCCGGCGAAGCGGGTCTGTTCCACACCGCCGCGCTGTTCGACGACGAGCCGTCGCTGGCCGCCGCCGTCGCCTCGGTCGCCCGGTACGCGCCCCGGTCGTTCACCGGGAGCTCGGACCACCTGTACAGCCAGGCGTTCTACTTCGACGACCCGGAGGGCGACGGCGTCGAGCTGTACGCGGACCGGCCCCGCGAGACCTGGGCCACCGAGCCGCACGGTCTGCTCGAGGTGGCCACCAATCCGCTGGATCCCAACGCGTTCCTGCGCACGTACCTGCCCGAGGCGTCCGCGACCCCGCCGGGCGCGACCCTCGGCCACGTCCACCTGCAGGTCGGCGACATCGGTGTGGCCCGCGACTTCTACGTGGACGCCCTCGGATTCGAGGTGATGAGCGACGCGGGCTCCGCCCTGTTCATCGCCGCCGGTGGGTACCACCACCACATCGCCGTCAACACGTGGGGGACCGCCGGGGCGGGCCCGCGCGCGGCCGCACTCGGCCTGGGGCAGGTGAACATCGACCTGCCGACCGCCGACGACGTCGACGCGCTCGAGCAGCGCCTGACCGACCACGGGTTGCGGGCCCGCCACGACGGCGCCGTCCTGCGGGTCGACGACCCGTGGGGCACGCTCATCCAGGTCGGGGCGGAGGACACGGCCTCGGGCAGCTGA